GTCCGACAGCGTCTCCGAGGTCATCACCTCGTCCGGCTTGCCGATCCGGAACTGGCCGTTCACCAGGTACAGCACGCGGTCGACGAACTGCAGGACCGGATTGATCTCGTGCGTCACGAACAGCACCGCGGTCCCGGCCGCACGCCGGCGCGCGTCGATCAGTTCGCTGACCGCGCGCTGGTGCGCCAGGTCGAGCGACAGCAGCGGTTCGTCGCACAGCAACACCGTCGGGTCGCCGACCAGCGCCTGCGCCACCCGCAGCCGTTGCTGCTCGCCGCCGGAAAGCCGGCCGACCGGCTGCCTCGCGTAACGCGTGCCGCCGACCGAGTCGATCACCGACGCCACGCGGCGTTTCCGCTCGCGCATTCCGGCGAGGCCGGGGCCCCAGCGGTGGCCGTCGAGGCCAAGGCCGACCAGGTCGATGCCGCGCAGCGTGAGCGCGTCGTCGATCGCGCGCTGCTGCGGGATGTAGCCGACCTTGCGGTTCGCGCCTCCCGGACGTCCGCCCGCGATTTCCACCGTGCCCGCCGACAGCGACTGCATGCCCAGCAGCGCCTTGAGGAAGCTGCTCTTGCCGGACCCGTTCGGGCCGAGGACAGCGAGGAATTCGCCCGGCTCGACGTCCAGGTCCAAACCGGACCAGAGGGTGCGGTCGCCGAAGGCGAGCCCGGCCCCGCGCACGCGGACCGCGGGGCCGGTTTCCGGAAGCTGGACGGACATCAGCTGTTCAGAGCCCCCGACAGCGAGTCCACATCCTTGGTCATCCAGTCAATGTAGCCCGTGACGTTCGCCGGGAGCGTCTCGGATACGTCGACCACCGCGACCCCGGACGCCTTCGCGTCGGCGACCGCCTGCTTGGTCAGCGGGGTGACCGTCTGCACGTTGTTGACCAGCGCCTTCACCTGCTTCTCCTTGATCAGCTTGGTGAACTCGGAAACCGCGGCGGCGGGCACGTCGGTCTCGTTCTCGATCGCGTCGGAGAACGCCTTCGGGGTGGCGTCGGCGATGTTCGCGGTCTTGAGCAGGTAGTGCGCGACCGGTTCGGTGACGACGACCTTCGTGTCCGGGTGCGCGGTCCCCAGCGCGGCCGCCTTCTTGATCAGGCCGTCGAGCTGGGCCTTGAAGGTCTTGGCGTTGTCGTCGAACTTCTGCTTCGACGCGGGCTGGATCTCGCCGAGCGCGGCCGCGACCTGGTCGGCGACCTTCTCCACGCCCGGCAGGTCGTACCAGACGTGCTCGTTCTCCTCGCCCGGCTTGGCGATGTCGTACGCGACCAGCTTCTTCGCCGAAGCCGCCTCACCCGAAAGCTTGGTGAAGAACTCGTCGTACCCGCCGCCGTTGCCCAGCGTCAGCTGCGCCTTCTTGGCGGCGAGCGCGTCGTCGGCGGTCGATTCGTACGAGTGCGGGTCGGCCGACGGATCGTGGATGATCGACGTGACCTGCACTTTGTCGCCTCCGACGGCGGACACGACGCTGCCCCAGACATCGGTGGACGCGACGACCTTCACCTGGTCGCCCGCGCCCCCTCCCGCCCCGGAACCGGACGAGGACGACGTGCTGGAGCACGCGCCGAGCGCGAACACAGCCAAGGCCGACGCGGCGGCGAGGACGCTCGTGGTGCGGCGGGAAGTCATCGGGCACTCCTGAGTCGAACTGCTAATGGAAACCGTTGTCAGATTCACTTTACCCCATCCGAACGGCGAGCCTCACTCCACCGGGTGGCCGCACCCGCTCTTGATCACCGAGCGGATCGAGACGCTCACCACAGGGGTGTCGCTTCTGGAAAACGATCTGAACCGTTACGGTTTGCGGATGGGCCGTCCTATTCGCACCCGGAGGCAGGCGACATTGGCGTCGCTCGCGGCGGAGCTCGGGGTGTCCAGGACCACCGTGTCCAACGCCTACAACCGCCCGGACCAGCTCTCCCCCGAACTGCGCCGCAGGGTGCTCGAGACCGCGCGGCGGCTCGGCTACCCCGGCCCGGACCCGGTCGCGCGCTCGCTGCGCACCCGCAAGGCGGGCGCGGTCGGGCTGCTGCTGACCGAGAACCTCTCCTACGCCTTCCGCGACCCGGCCGCCGTCGGCGTGCTCGAAGGGCTCGCGCTGGCCTGCGAGGACGCGGGCGTCGGCCTGCATCTCGTGCCGGCCAGCCCCGGCCGCGAGGACCTCGCCGCGGTGCACCGCGCGGGCGTGGACGGGTTCGTCGTGTACTCCGTGCCGGACGACGATCCGCATCTCGCGGCCGTCCTGGAACGGCCGGTGCCGACGGTAATCATCGACCAGCCACGGATCGAGGGCGTGGACCGCGTCGGTCCGGACGACGCGGCCGCCGTGACGCAGCTCGCGGACCATCTCGTGGCGCTCGGCCACCGGCAGATCGGCGTTCTCTGCATGCGGCTCGGCCGCGAGCGCAACGACGACTTCGTGACCGCCGAACGCCAGAGCGGCGCGCATTTCCACGTGCAGCGCACCCGGCTGGAGGCGCTGGCGACCGCGTTCTCCTCGGCGGGCGTCGACTGGGCGACCGTGCCGGTCGTCGAGCGTTTCGACCACACGGTGGACGACGGCGCCTCGGCCGCACGTCAGCTGCTGGACGCGTATCCGCAGGTCACCGCCCTGGTCTGCACGTCGGACATTCTCGCGCTCGGCGCGCTGGCCGAGGCCGCGCGCCGCGGGCTGCGGGTGCCGCTCGACCTCACAGTGACCGGTTTCGACGGCATCGCCGAGGCGGAGCGCTCCGGGCTCACCACGGTGCATCAGCCGGTGCTGGAGAAGGGCAAGGTGGCCGGACGGCTGCTGCTCAGCTCGGCCGAGCGGGTCGGGCCGAAGGTCATCACGCTGCCGACCGAACTGCGGGTCGGCCGCACGTCGGCGCCGCCGCGGACGGTCGAGGAGCCCTGGTTCGGCGGCTGAGTCGTGCGCGGCGATGCCGGTGAGAACCGGCATAACCACGCACAAGACACCCCAGCCTTTGCCGTGATTTCCCGCCCACCGCGTTGTGCGGGCGGGTCGCGGCGGGTTCCATGGACGCCAGCCGCCCGTGTCCCGCGGGGAAGCGCAGGCCGAAAGGTGCCCCATGACCTCCATCGACGTGCTGCTCAAGCGCAATCAGGAAATCGGCCACATCGTTCCGGGCGACCGGTCCTCCCCCAAGCCGTCGCTGCAGGTGTCGATCCTGACCTGCATGGACGCCCGGATCCGCGTGTTCGAGATCTTCGGCCTGCTGCAGGGCGAGGCACACGTCCTGCGCAACGCGGGCGGCGTGGTGACCGACGACATGATCCGGTCGCTCGCGCTCAGCCAGCGCAAACTCGGCACTCGCGAGGTGCTGATCGTGCAGCACACCGACTGCGGCCTTTCCACGGTCACCGACGAGGAGTTCAAGGACGAACTGGAGTCCGCCACCGGGCTGCGGCCGACCTGGGCGGTCGAGGCGTTCCGCAAGGTCGAGGACAGCGTCCGCACCTCGGTGGAGCGCGCCCGGCGCAGCGACTTCCTCCTGCACACCGACAACGTGCGCGGATTCGTCTACGACGTGAAGGCCGGGAGCCTGACCGAGGTCAAGTAAGAGCTTTCGTATTCAATGGTGGGGTGGCCCTAGACACCGATGTGCTGATCGAGTGGTTCGCCGACGTCGGCCGGGACCTGCCGTGGCGGGAGCCCGATTGCTCGGCGTGGGGCGTGCTGGTCAGCGAAATCATGTTGCAGCAGACGCCGGTCTCGCGCGTCCAGCCGATCTGGCTGGAGTGGATGGCTCGCTGGCCGGTGCCGTCGGCGCTCGCCGCGGAGACCACCGGCGAGGTCGTGCGCGCGTGGGGCAAGCTCGGCTACCCGCGTCGCGCGCTTCGGCTGCACGCCGCCGCCACCGTCATCGCTCAGGAGCACGGCGACGTCGTTCCGTCCGATGTGGACACGCTGCTCGCGTTGCCCGGCATCGGCGCGTACACGGCGCGCGCGGTGGCGGCGTTCGCGTACGGCAAGCGCGCGCCGGTGGTGGACACGAACGTCCGACGGGTGGTCGCGCGCGCCGTACATGGCGCGGGGGACGCTGGTCCGGCGTCGAATACCCGCGACATGGCGGACGTCGAAGCGTTGCTTCCCGCCGAAGACGCGCCTGCGGCGAAGCTGTCCGCAGCCTTGATGGAGCTGGGCGCGCTGATCTGCACCGCGCGGTCGCCGAAGTGCGCGGACTGCCCGATTTACGCCGAATGCGCGTGGCAGCTCAACGGCCGTCCCGAATACGCCGGTCCGGCCAAGCCGGTGCAGAAGTTCGCCGGCACCGACCGGCAGGTGCGCGGGCTGTTGCTGGACGTCCTGCGCGGTGCCGAGGGGCCGGTCGAGAAGGCGCGGCTGGATGTCGTGTGGCACGAAGCCGGCCAGCGCGACCGGTGCCTGGATTCGCTGCTCGTGGACGGTCTGCTGGAGCAAACCCGCGACGGGCTGTTCGCGCTTCCCGGGGAACACTGACGCACTACTACGAAAGTCGGCAAAAAGTTGTCCCCTCCGGGGCGCCGGGTTAGCTTTCCCCCGTCGCACTTCCGGGCTGAGGAGTTCCGCATGGGGGAAGCAACGCGTCGTGCCGTCCTGAAGGGCGGCCTCACCGTCACCGCCGCGGGCGCTTTGGGCTTCGCAGGAGCGAAATCCGCGGCCGCGGTGACCACGCCGGTCATCCATTCGACGGCCGAGTGGAACGCCCGTCCGCCCTCGGGCACGATCGTGGTGGAGAACCACAAGCCGACGTACATCGTGGTGCACCACACCGTCGACCCCGGCAACAACACCGACTACTCGCTGGCGCACGCGCTGCAGATCTCGCGGGACATCCAGAACTTCCACATGGACACCCGCGGCTGGATCGACACCGGCCAGCAGTTCACGAACAGCCGCGGCGGCTTCGTCACCGAGGGGCGGCACCGCAGCCTGGAAATCCTGCGCGGCGGGAAGCAGCACGTGCAGGGCGCGAACGTCGCCAACCACAACAGCGAATGCATCGGCATCGAGAACGAGGGCCTCTACAGCACGGTCGACGTGCCGGTCGCGCTGTGGAACTCGCTCGTGCAGCTGGTCGCCTACATCGCGCACCAATACGGCATCACGCCCGAGTTCATCAAGGGCCACCGCGATTTCAACTCGACCGAGTGCTGCGGCCAGGTGCTCTACAACCGGCTCCCGGAGCTGCGCACCGCGGTCGGGCAGCAGCTCGGCCTGTCCGTCGCCCGGCTCGACGCGCCGGAGTGGCCGCTGCTCAAGCCGGGGGACACCGGCCCGCAGGTGCGGACCGCGCAACGCTTCCTGCGCGCCGCCGGTTTCGGCGTGCCGACCGACGGCGTATTCGGCAAGGCGACCGCGGACGCGGTGTCCGCGCTGGCCGCGGCGCACGGGCTTTCCCGCGACAGCTGCACCGCGGCCCGGGCCGGCGACGAATCCGCCTACCTCGGCTCGGACGTCTGGCCGCTGATCGTGCCGGCGGACCGCTCGACCGCCGCGTGGCGCACCGAGCTGGCCCGCTGACCGGGGACGCCTCACGTGTGCCAGCGAGGGCGGGACACGTGGGGCGTCACAGGCCGGACAGGAACGCCTCCACCGCACCGCGGTAGGTCTCCGGCGCCTCGGCGTGCGGCAAATGCGCCGAACCGGGCACGACCAGGTGTTTCGCGCCGGGCACGCGCGCCGCGACCTCGGCTTGCTGACCGGCGGGCATCGCGGTGTGCTCGCCCTCGACCAGCAGCAGCGGACAGCGGATGCCGTCCACAATGGACCAGTAGTCCCGGCGCCCCCATTCGGCGGCGATCTCGTACAGGTGCTCCAGGTCGGCGATCAGGTGGTAGCCGTCCTCGCGTTCCTCGACGCATTCGGTGAAGTAGTCGCCCGCGGCGCCGAAGAACTCGCGCACGTGGGCCAGCGATTCGAACGGCACCGGCCAGCTCTCGAAGTAGCCGCGCCAGGTCTCGACGGTGCGTCCGCGCTGGTCCGGCGCGAAATCCTCGCTGACCACCGCGCGTACCAGCTCCGGGTATTTCGCCGCGGTGGCCCACGCGTGCAGTCCGCCCATCGAATGCCCGATCAGCACGGAGGGACCGAGCTCGGCCAGCACGTCCGCGATGTCCTCGGCGAACTGCTCGGTCGTCCACGGTCCGCTGTGCGGCGCGCGGCCGTGCCCGCGGGCGTCGAGGGCGCGCACCCGGCCGTACCGCTTGAGCCATTGCGCGACCGGCCACCACGTGCGAGCGCGGCCCATCAGCCCGTGCAGCAGGAGGATCGACACGCCGGGGCGTTCGTCGCCGCCGAAGTCGATCAGGCCTGGTCGCATTAGTCCTCCTGGGTTTCTGGCGCTACTTCATCACAAACCTGCCCCTAGGGTGAAGGAATGCGCAGCCGCCGAACCGCCGTCCTCGCCCTCGCCGGCGTGCTTGCGCTGTCCGCGTGCAGCCCCGCCGAGCCCGCTGCTCCGCCGCCGCCCCCGATGCATCCGGCGCCGGGCGCGAGCAGCGCGGGCGACCCGTACTTCCCGGAGGACGGCAACGGCGGATACGACGCGCTCGACTACCACGTCGACGTCAGCTACGACCCGCCGAGCGGCCGCCTCGACGGCGACACCACGGTCTCCGCGAAAGCCACCCAGGACCTCAGCCGCTTCGACCTCGACCTGCGCGGGCTCGACGTCTCCGGAGTGGAGATCGACGGGAAACTGGCGAAGTACAGCCGGGAGAAGAACAAACTGGTCGTGACTCCGGCCGAACCGCTGCGCTCGGGTTCGACGTTCCGGACGCGCGTGCGCTATTCGGGCGTACCGGCGAACACCCCGCACGACGGCGGGTCGGAGAACGGCTGGGCCCGCTCCGAGGACGGCGGCGCGTACCTGGTCGGCGAACCGCACGCGGCGTCGTTCTGGTACCCGGTCAACGAAACCCCGCGCGACAAGGCGACCTTCACGCTGACCGCGCACGTGCCCGCCGGATGGACGGTGCTGTCCAACGGCCGGGAGCAGGGCACGAGCGGCAAAGACGGCAAAACCACCACGACGTGGACCGATCCGAACCCGGTGGCCAGTTACCTGACCACGATCGCGATCGACAGGTTCACCGTGCAGCGGTCCACGCTCCCGGACGGCACGCCGGTCGTTTCCGGCTACGCGCCGGGTGCCGAAGCCCGCGAGGCCACCGGCGACCGGCTGCCCGAGGTGCTCTCGTTTTTGGAGAGCAAGTTCGGCAAATATCCGCAGAGCGCGGCGGGCGGGATCTACCTCGACGAGAACATCCATTTCTCCCTGGAAACGCAAACCCGTCCCACTTATGCGAAATGGGCGGAAATCCTGACTCTGGTGCACGAGAACGCGCACCAGTGGTTCGGCGATTCGGTGTCGCTCAACTCGTGGGCGGACATCTGCCTGAACGAATGCTTCGCGTCGTACGCGCAGTGGATGTGGGGCGAGCGCGAGGGCCAGAACCTGGACGACCGCTACCGCGCGGCCGTCGAAATCACCAGGGGCAGCACGGATTTCTGGGGCCAGAAGCTCGTCGACATGGGGCCGGAGCACCTGTTCGAGGGCGCGTACGACAAGGGCATCCTCGCCGTGCACGCGCTGCGCCGGGAAATGGGCGAGCCGGGGTTCGAGAAGGTGCTGCACGAGTGGGTGAGCCAGCATCGCAACGGCAACGCGACGTGGGCGGACTTCGAGAAGCTCGTGTCGAAGGTCGCCGGACGCGATTTGAGCGGCTTCCTCAACGACTGGTTCCACAGCTCGAAGCTGCCGTCGGACGCCGACCTCTACCCGGGCACGCTGCGGCCGTGACTGCCGAGCAACGACCTGGTCAGGCTGCTGCGCGAGTCGTTCATTTCGGCTAGGGCCGCGCTCAGTTCGGGGTCGCCGACCCGCACTGGTTCGTCGGGCCGAAGCGCCAGCGCGCGCAGCGACGCCCGGCGGAGCAGTTCCTTCATGAACGACGCGGTGACGCCTTCCGTCGCCTCGACCACCGGGGTCAGGTCGGCTGTCAGCTCCAGGTCACGCGAGTACAGCCGCAGCAACGCTTCCCGGCCCGCCGCGTCCGGCAACGGCACCTCGACCGCCAAGTCGACCCGGCCGGGCCGGTCTGCCAGCGCTTTCTCCAGACTGCTCGCCCGGTTGGTGGTCAGCAGGAAGGTGACATCCGCGTCGCCGCCGACGCCGTCCATCGCGTCGAGCAGGCTGAACAACAGCGGCGTGGGACCGTGCGCGAGGGCGCGGTCCTCGGCGATCAGGTCGACGTCCTCCAGCACCACGACGCTCGGCTGCAACCGGCGCGCCAGCGAAGCGGCTTGCGAGATGAACCGCATGGCGACGCCGGTGAGGATCACGACTGTGCAGTTCGGGAGCTGACCCATCAGGTATCGCACGGTGTGCGTTTTCCCGGTTCCGGGCGGGCCGTGCAGCAGCAGGCCGCGCTTCAAATGCTGACCGGTCGCGCGCCGTGCCTACCCGACGCAATCCAAACGCGGGATCGCCGACTTGAAGGCGATCGCGCCCGCGACGGCGGAGCCGGCGCCATCAAACACAGCGATCACTTCGAGGCGGCAGTTCGCTTGGCCGTATTGC
The nucleotide sequence above comes from Amycolatopsis sp. AA4. Encoded proteins:
- a CDS encoding carbonic anhydrase, which produces MTSIDVLLKRNQEIGHIVPGDRSSPKPSLQVSILTCMDARIRVFEIFGLLQGEAHVLRNAGGVVTDDMIRSLALSQRKLGTREVLIVQHTDCGLSTVTDEEFKDELESATGLRPTWAVEAFRKVEDSVRTSVERARRSDFLLHTDNVRGFVYDVKAGSLTEVK
- a CDS encoding LacI family DNA-binding transcriptional regulator, whose product is MGRPIRTRRQATLASLAAELGVSRTTVSNAYNRPDQLSPELRRRVLETARRLGYPGPDPVARSLRTRKAGAVGLLLTENLSYAFRDPAAVGVLEGLALACEDAGVGLHLVPASPGREDLAAVHRAGVDGFVVYSVPDDDPHLAAVLERPVPTVIIDQPRIEGVDRVGPDDAAAVTQLADHLVALGHRQIGVLCMRLGRERNDDFVTAERQSGAHFHVQRTRLEALATAFSSAGVDWATVPVVERFDHTVDDGASAARQLLDAYPQVTALVCTSDILALGALAEAARRGLRVPLDLTVTGFDGIAEAERSGLTTVHQPVLEKGKVAGRLLLSSAERVGPKVITLPTELRVGRTSAPPRTVEEPWFGG
- a CDS encoding metal ABC transporter ATP-binding protein, with amino-acid sequence MSVQLPETGPAVRVRGAGLAFGDRTLWSGLDLDVEPGEFLAVLGPNGSGKSSFLKALLGMQSLSAGTVEIAGGRPGGANRKVGYIPQQRAIDDALTLRGIDLVGLGLDGHRWGPGLAGMRERKRRVASVIDSVGGTRYARQPVGRLSGGEQQRLRVAQALVGDPTVLLCDEPLLSLDLAHQRAVSELIDARRRAAGTAVLFVTHEINPVLQFVDRVLYLVNGQFRIGKPDEVMTSETLSDLYGTKIEVLRVGGQIHIAGAQSALCEDQPHHHEQEAVG
- a CDS encoding peptidoglycan recognition family protein, encoding MGEATRRAVLKGGLTVTAAGALGFAGAKSAAAVTTPVIHSTAEWNARPPSGTIVVENHKPTYIVVHHTVDPGNNTDYSLAHALQISRDIQNFHMDTRGWIDTGQQFTNSRGGFVTEGRHRSLEILRGGKQHVQGANVANHNSECIGIENEGLYSTVDVPVALWNSLVQLVAYIAHQYGITPEFIKGHRDFNSTECCGQVLYNRLPELRTAVGQQLGLSVARLDAPEWPLLKPGDTGPQVRTAQRFLRAAGFGVPTDGVFGKATADAVSALAAAHGLSRDSCTAARAGDESAYLGSDVWPLIVPADRSTAAWRTELAR
- a CDS encoding A/G-specific adenine glycosylase; its protein translation is MALDTDVLIEWFADVGRDLPWREPDCSAWGVLVSEIMLQQTPVSRVQPIWLEWMARWPVPSALAAETTGEVVRAWGKLGYPRRALRLHAAATVIAQEHGDVVPSDVDTLLALPGIGAYTARAVAAFAYGKRAPVVDTNVRRVVARAVHGAGDAGPASNTRDMADVEALLPAEDAPAAKLSAALMELGALICTARSPKCADCPIYAECAWQLNGRPEYAGPAKPVQKFAGTDRQVRGLLLDVLRGAEGPVEKARLDVVWHEAGQRDRCLDSLLVDGLLEQTRDGLFALPGEH
- a CDS encoding metal ABC transporter solute-binding protein, Zn/Mn family; translated protein: MTSRRTTSVLAAASALAVFALGACSSTSSSSGSGAGGGAGDQVKVVASTDVWGSVVSAVGGDKVQVTSIIHDPSADPHSYESTADDALAAKKAQLTLGNGGGYDEFFTKLSGEAASAKKLVAYDIAKPGEENEHVWYDLPGVEKVADQVAAALGEIQPASKQKFDDNAKTFKAQLDGLIKKAAALGTAHPDTKVVVTEPVAHYLLKTANIADATPKAFSDAIENETDVPAAAVSEFTKLIKEKQVKALVNNVQTVTPLTKQAVADAKASGVAVVDVSETLPANVTGYIDWMTKDVDSLSGALNS
- a CDS encoding alpha/beta fold hydrolase → MRPGLIDFGGDERPGVSILLLHGLMGRARTWWPVAQWLKRYGRVRALDARGHGRAPHSGPWTTEQFAEDIADVLAELGPSVLIGHSMGGLHAWATAAKYPELVRAVVSEDFAPDQRGRTVETWRGYFESWPVPFESLAHVREFFGAAGDYFTECVEEREDGYHLIADLEHLYEIAAEWGRRDYWSIVDGIRCPLLLVEGEHTAMPAGQQAEVAARVPGAKHLVVPGSAHLPHAEAPETYRGAVEAFLSGL
- a CDS encoding M1 family metallopeptidase, whose amino-acid sequence is MRSRRTAVLALAGVLALSACSPAEPAAPPPPPMHPAPGASSAGDPYFPEDGNGGYDALDYHVDVSYDPPSGRLDGDTTVSAKATQDLSRFDLDLRGLDVSGVEIDGKLAKYSREKNKLVVTPAEPLRSGSTFRTRVRYSGVPANTPHDGGSENGWARSEDGGAYLVGEPHAASFWYPVNETPRDKATFTLTAHVPAGWTVLSNGREQGTSGKDGKTTTTWTDPNPVASYLTTIAIDRFTVQRSTLPDGTPVVSGYAPGAEAREATGDRLPEVLSFLESKFGKYPQSAAGGIYLDENIHFSLETQTRPTYAKWAEILTLVHENAHQWFGDSVSLNSWADICLNECFASYAQWMWGEREGQNLDDRYRAAVEITRGSTDFWGQKLVDMGPEHLFEGAYDKGILAVHALRREMGEPGFEKVLHEWVSQHRNGNATWADFEKLVSKVAGRDLSGFLNDWFHSSKLPSDADLYPGTLRP